One genomic window of Halogeometricum rufum includes the following:
- a CDS encoding HalOD1 output domain-containing protein produces MRAQTENWWEQRIDYDDGAESYHVAYERSELVSTNVVLSVAAIENVEPTELPPLASTIDPDALDSLFVEDVSGRISFSYAGYDVTIHAGGRLEIVPSVDIARRQQRN; encoded by the coding sequence ATGAGAGCGCAGACCGAGAACTGGTGGGAACAGCGTATCGATTACGACGACGGCGCCGAGTCGTACCACGTCGCGTACGAACGCTCCGAACTCGTGAGCACGAACGTCGTGCTGAGCGTCGCGGCCATCGAGAACGTGGAGCCGACGGAACTGCCCCCGTTGGCCTCGACGATAGACCCCGACGCCCTCGATAGCCTGTTCGTGGAGGACGTCAGCGGGCGCATCTCGTTTTCGTACGCGGGGTACGACGTGACGATTCACGCCGGCGGGCGACTGGAGATCGTCCCCAGCGTCGACATCGCTCGGCGGCAACAGCGAAACTGA
- a CDS encoding metal-dependent hydrolase, producing MWPWGHLALAYVLYSSLTRLRYRLPPTWPGVALVAFGSQVPDLVDKPLSWTLGVLPTGRSFAHSLVFGTAIVVSVALLLRRLDLPGERAFALGYYSHLVGDSYGAALAGRFHELNFLLWPVLPLDTADEPTVGIIQYLLNAQLNGQMAFEIGLAGLVFVWWVLDGAPGVAAVWNAMRRRLVRPAS from the coding sequence ATGTGGCCCTGGGGACACCTCGCGCTGGCGTACGTGCTCTACTCGTCGCTCACCCGCCTCCGGTATCGACTCCCGCCGACGTGGCCGGGCGTCGCCCTCGTCGCGTTCGGGTCGCAGGTGCCGGACCTCGTCGACAAACCGCTCTCGTGGACGCTCGGCGTCCTCCCGACGGGCCGTTCGTTCGCCCACTCGCTCGTCTTCGGCACGGCTATCGTCGTCTCCGTCGCCCTCCTCCTGCGGCGACTCGACTTGCCCGGCGAGAGGGCGTTCGCACTCGGCTACTACTCGCACCTCGTCGGCGACTCGTACGGGGCGGCGCTGGCGGGCCGGTTCCACGAACTGAACTTCCTCCTGTGGCCGGTACTGCCGTTGGACACGGCCGACGAACCGACCGTCGGAATCATCCAGTATCTCCTGAACGCGCAACTGAACGGCCAGATGGCGTTCGAAATCGGACTCGCCGGCCTCGTCTTCGTCTGGTGGGTTCTCGACGGCGCGCCCGGAGTCGCGGCGGTGTGGAACGCGATGCGCCGCCGTCTCGTTCGGCCGGCAAGTTGA
- the glmM gene encoding phosphoglucosamine mutase, whose translation MFGTSGIRGPVGETVTADLALRIGQAVAVDADRVVLGRDARVTGDVLTDALSAGLRECGTDVVRVGVAATPTIARSVEWFDADAGVAVTASHNPAPDNGIKLWNPSGQAFTPEQNERIERRLAADAERAAWDAFGSESADDSAVERHTEAVTAEFDSLDGLDVVVDLGNGTGRVSVDALYELGATVNTLNAQPDGTFPARESEPTAETLTALRDTVPAVGADVGIAHDGDSDRMVAVSDTGEYVPGDVLLALFARDAVSPGDAVAVPVDTSLLVADVVEAAGGEVEYTPVGDVYVAEAVSRPGFVFGGEPSGAWMWPDQTLAPDANYAALRLVDLVRREGPLSEQMADVDPSRYATRRLNLPVDDKTGAIAAIGDALRAAYDDVDTTDGVRVDTDDGWFLVRASGTEPLVRVTVEARRESAAERLLDDVNSLAEKHGIAP comes from the coding sequence ATGTTTGGAACGAGCGGCATCCGGGGCCCCGTCGGCGAGACGGTGACGGCGGACCTCGCACTCCGCATCGGACAGGCTGTCGCCGTCGACGCGGACCGAGTGGTTCTCGGACGGGACGCGCGCGTCACGGGAGACGTCCTCACGGACGCTCTCAGCGCCGGACTCCGCGAGTGCGGGACCGACGTCGTCCGCGTCGGCGTCGCCGCGACGCCGACCATCGCGCGGAGCGTCGAGTGGTTCGACGCCGACGCCGGCGTCGCCGTCACCGCGTCGCACAACCCCGCCCCCGACAACGGCATCAAACTGTGGAACCCGTCCGGACAGGCGTTCACGCCCGAGCAGAACGAACGCATCGAGCGACGACTCGCCGCCGACGCCGAACGCGCGGCGTGGGACGCCTTCGGGAGCGAATCCGCGGACGACAGTGCCGTCGAACGGCACACCGAGGCGGTGACCGCCGAGTTCGACTCGCTGGACGGACTCGACGTGGTCGTGGACCTCGGCAACGGCACCGGTCGCGTCAGCGTCGACGCCCTCTACGAACTCGGTGCGACGGTGAACACGCTGAACGCGCAACCGGACGGCACGTTCCCCGCGCGCGAGAGCGAACCGACCGCCGAGACGCTGACCGCGCTTCGAGACACCGTCCCCGCGGTCGGTGCGGACGTCGGTATCGCCCACGACGGCGACTCCGACCGCATGGTGGCCGTCTCCGACACCGGCGAGTACGTCCCCGGCGACGTTCTCCTCGCCCTGTTCGCCCGCGACGCCGTCTCCCCCGGCGACGCCGTCGCCGTCCCCGTCGACACCAGCCTCCTCGTCGCCGACGTCGTCGAGGCGGCGGGCGGCGAGGTGGAGTACACGCCCGTCGGCGACGTCTACGTCGCCGAGGCCGTCTCCCGACCCGGCTTCGTCTTCGGCGGTGAACCGAGCGGTGCGTGGATGTGGCCCGACCAGACGCTCGCGCCCGACGCCAACTACGCCGCGCTTCGACTCGTGGACCTGGTCCGCCGCGAGGGACCGCTCTCCGAACAGATGGCCGACGTGGACCCGTCGCGGTACGCCACCCGCCGGCTGAACCTTCCGGTCGACGACAAGACCGGTGCGATAGCGGCCATCGGCGACGCCCTCCGCGCGGCGTACGACGACGTGGACACCACGGACGGCGTGCGCGTCGACACCGACGACGGCTGGTTCCTCGTGCGCGCGAGCGGGACGGAACCCCTCGTCCGCGTCACCGTCGAGGCGCGCCGCGAGTCGGCCGCGGAGCGACTCCTAGACGATGTGAACAGTCTCGCCGAGAAGCACGGAATCGCACCCTAA
- a CDS encoding DUF7344 domain-containing protein, translated as MALETLTQSKTQDASTPEADAAEQPEQQEDAQELLSKDTIFELLKNQRRRDAIRYLKENDGEAKLGDMAEYIAAKENDIEIAQLSSSQRKRVYIGLYQCHLPKMANSGVIDFEKNRGDITLKPMAEQLEPYLGDSTPADDDVRSSSPKRNVAVAGAVGVAVAAGLLGAPGFALVPAAGWAVVSTTALVVLTAMETYRQRDVDR; from the coding sequence ATGGCACTCGAAACACTCACCCAATCCAAGACGCAAGACGCCTCGACCCCCGAGGCGGACGCAGCCGAACAGCCCGAACAGCAGGAAGACGCGCAGGAACTCCTCTCGAAGGATACCATCTTCGAACTGCTGAAGAACCAGCGACGCCGCGACGCCATTCGGTACCTGAAGGAGAACGACGGCGAGGCGAAACTCGGCGACATGGCCGAGTACATCGCCGCGAAGGAGAACGACATCGAGATCGCACAGCTCTCCTCCAGCCAGCGCAAGCGCGTGTACATCGGTCTCTACCAGTGCCACCTTCCGAAGATGGCCAACTCCGGCGTCATCGACTTCGAGAAGAACCGCGGCGACATCACGCTGAAGCCGATGGCCGAACAGCTCGAACCGTACCTCGGTGACTCGACGCCCGCGGACGACGACGTGCGTTCCTCGTCGCCGAAACGCAACGTCGCCGTCGCCGGCGCCGTCGGCGTCGCCGTCGCCGCCGGCCTCCTCGGTGCTCCCGGGTTCGCACTCGTTCCCGCCGCCGGGTGGGCGGTCGTCAGCACCACCGCGCTCGTCGTCCTCACCGCGATGGAGACGTACCGCCAGCGCGACGTCGACCGCTAG
- a CDS encoding sugar phosphate nucleotidyltransferase gives MSDVREAVVLAAGEGRRLRPLTKYLPKPMLPVANRPVVDYVLDALVDSGIERVVVVVGYRGDRIQTHLTAAYQDLDVEFVQQPSRLGSGHALMQASGMVDGDFLVVNGDNIIDTEIVESTLERYESTDCAATVAVAHSDTPEEYGVVITDRGLIADIDEHPVEREGYVVNAGVYAFDDSVFDALDQTDPWQGEIRLTDAIEHLDGPVTSILVNGGWLDPSTPWQLLSVSETLLGRHYGSDVYVADSARVHESAIIEGPVVIGKDCDVGPGAVIRSGTCLQDNVHVGANSVVERSIVSTDAHVGANALLRDSVVGSGARIGDCVASPGGRADVVVDGRLYTDRRIGSIVADRATVGANATLTAGSSVGAEATVGAGVVVDGVVREQSEVAA, from the coding sequence ATGAGCGACGTCCGCGAGGCGGTCGTCCTCGCCGCAGGTGAGGGTCGGCGGCTCCGTCCGCTCACGAAGTATCTCCCGAAGCCGATGCTTCCCGTCGCGAACCGACCGGTCGTCGACTACGTCCTCGACGCGCTCGTAGACAGTGGCATCGAACGCGTCGTCGTCGTGGTCGGCTATCGCGGCGACCGCATCCAGACGCACCTCACCGCGGCGTATCAGGACCTGGACGTCGAGTTCGTCCAGCAGCCCTCCCGTCTCGGGAGCGGTCACGCCCTGATGCAGGCGTCCGGGATGGTGGACGGCGACTTCCTCGTCGTCAACGGAGACAACATCATCGACACCGAAATCGTCGAGTCGACGCTGGAACGGTACGAGTCGACCGACTGCGCCGCCACCGTGGCGGTCGCACACTCGGACACCCCCGAGGAGTACGGCGTCGTCATCACCGACCGCGGCCTCATCGCCGACATCGACGAGCATCCGGTCGAGCGAGAGGGCTACGTCGTGAACGCCGGCGTCTACGCGTTCGACGACTCGGTGTTCGACGCCCTCGACCAGACCGACCCGTGGCAAGGCGAGATTCGGCTGACGGACGCCATCGAGCATCTCGACGGCCCCGTCACCTCCATCCTCGTCAACGGCGGGTGGCTCGACCCCTCGACCCCCTGGCAGTTGCTCTCGGTCTCCGAGACGCTCCTGGGCCGCCACTACGGGTCGGACGTGTACGTCGCGGACTCCGCGCGCGTCCACGAGTCGGCCATCATCGAGGGGCCGGTCGTCATCGGCAAGGACTGCGACGTGGGCCCCGGCGCGGTCATCCGGTCGGGGACGTGTCTGCAGGACAACGTCCACGTCGGGGCCAACTCGGTCGTCGAGCGGTCCATCGTGTCGACGGACGCGCACGTGGGGGCGAACGCCCTCCTGCGCGACTCCGTCGTCGGGTCCGGCGCCCGCATCGGCGACTGCGTCGCCTCGCCGGGCGGACGGGCGGACGTCGTCGTCGACGGCCGCCTCTACACGGACCGCAGAATCGGAAGTATCGTCGCCGACCGCGCCACGGTCGGTGCGAACGCGACGCTTACGGCAGGTAGCAGCGTCGGCGCCGAGGCCACCGTCGGTGCCGGCGTGGTCGTGGACGGAGTCGTCCGCGAGCAGTCAGAGGTGGCAGCGTAA
- a CDS encoding glycosyltransferase family 4 protein, whose protein sequence is MRICMLLNAVYPTDIRLAKEVESLAAAGHTVYILSEAGEGLPDREEVGSATVVRRPFQEAYEGLDGVVAGARTLATGVVDSWMRALDELVPAEGIEAIHAHDLPMVHTAIAAGDRHDLPVVADLHENWPEAIKQYRRGDSLAAFTNLRYTARRFTRPLFRWKRIERDAVRRADRVIAVTEEAADHYVDDCGADRSKVDIVPNYVSLDTFDGAELRDVGFEDDFVISYVGTLGGPHRGLDAVVRAMPAVVERVPNAHLVVVGNGEEYRRRLESIVAALGVEEHVTFTGRVPFEEVPSYIHASDVCLVPHQSTGHTETTVPHKLFQYMAMSRPVVVTDVEPLRRFVQDADAGLVVRAGDPAGFALSFVELATDDERRRRLGENGRRAVEDRFSWADAGDALCECYRKLGGDEKSSRRDTELSTV, encoded by the coding sequence ATGCGCATCTGTATGCTCCTGAACGCGGTCTATCCGACCGACATTCGCCTCGCGAAGGAGGTCGAGTCGTTGGCCGCCGCCGGGCACACCGTCTACATCTTGTCGGAGGCAGGCGAGGGCCTCCCCGACCGCGAGGAGGTCGGTTCCGCGACCGTCGTCCGTCGCCCGTTTCAAGAGGCCTACGAGGGTCTCGACGGCGTCGTCGCCGGCGCTCGGACGCTCGCCACCGGCGTCGTCGACTCGTGGATGCGCGCCCTCGACGAACTCGTCCCCGCCGAAGGCATCGAGGCCATCCACGCTCACGACCTCCCGATGGTCCACACCGCCATCGCGGCGGGCGACCGCCACGACCTCCCCGTCGTCGCCGACCTCCACGAGAACTGGCCGGAAGCCATCAAACAGTACCGTCGCGGCGACTCGCTCGCCGCGTTCACCAACCTCCGCTACACCGCTCGCCGCTTCACGCGGCCGCTCTTCCGCTGGAAACGGATCGAACGGGACGCGGTGCGCCGCGCCGACCGGGTCATCGCCGTCACCGAGGAGGCGGCGGACCACTACGTCGACGACTGCGGCGCCGACCGCTCGAAGGTGGACATCGTCCCGAACTACGTCTCGCTGGACACGTTCGACGGCGCCGAACTCCGGGACGTCGGCTTCGAGGACGACTTCGTCATCTCCTACGTCGGGACGCTCGGCGGCCCCCACCGCGGCCTCGACGCGGTGGTTCGCGCGATGCCCGCCGTCGTCGAACGCGTCCCGAACGCCCACCTCGTCGTCGTCGGGAACGGGGAGGAGTACCGGCGACGACTCGAGTCCATCGTCGCGGCCCTCGGCGTCGAAGAGCACGTCACGTTCACGGGGCGGGTCCCCTTCGAGGAGGTTCCCTCGTACATCCACGCCAGCGACGTCTGCCTCGTCCCGCACCAGTCCACGGGTCACACCGAGACGACCGTCCCGCACAAACTGTTCCAGTACATGGCGATGTCGCGACCCGTCGTCGTCACCGACGTGGAACCGCTACGCCGGTTCGTCCAGGACGCCGACGCCGGACTCGTCGTGCGCGCGGGCGACCCCGCGGGCTTCGCCCTCTCGTTCGTCGAACTCGCGACGGACGACGAGCGACGGCGGCGACTCGGCGAGAACGGCCGCCGTGCGGTCGAGGACCGGTTCAGTTGGGCGGACGCGGGCGACGCGCTCTGCGAGTGCTACCGGAAACTCGGCGGCGACGAGAAGTCGTCGCGGCGGGACACGGAACTCTCGACGGTCTGA
- a CDS encoding sulfatase-like hydrolase/transferase: MHVVLVTASAVRHDHVHAEDGHVESSLPALGRLADDATVFSRAYTSSPDPESTLRAVLTGWHPMRDGGSDSTLVDAISEAGWETGLFHGDPEGSLSSRGFEAPERSTAESATDRLRQRLGRTMEAKTAVGRSLDRVDQLLGSTVGATLGASSVRPGEDVTERALSWLDETSGPRFLWVHYDDAAAPHVPREGTVSDDIDPRTATKLAYATERAPDALTEDERETLERLYRGELEHLDRCVGQLFDGIQSRLDVNDTVTAFMGTSGCPLGERGRWYDTHDDFHDESVRVPLFVHGPEFDAETVEFAASSVDVLPTLLSAAGVEREERRGGSDLRSFMGRRVTERQVFAASGDSPTEAMVCNSRWKLARTLREGRESLFDHGDDPGERRDRSGENLPVQRALSHALDCFVENRRGQRTESSRRMAASGERGR, translated from the coding sequence ATGCACGTCGTCCTCGTCACCGCTTCCGCCGTCCGCCACGACCACGTCCACGCCGAGGATGGGCACGTAGAGAGTTCACTGCCCGCACTCGGCCGTCTGGCGGACGACGCGACGGTGTTCTCCCGCGCGTACACCAGTTCACCGGACCCCGAATCGACGCTTCGAGCGGTACTGACCGGGTGGCACCCGATGCGAGACGGTGGCAGCGACTCGACCCTCGTGGACGCCATCTCCGAAGCGGGATGGGAGACCGGGCTGTTCCACGGTGACCCCGAAGGGTCGCTCTCGTCGCGGGGGTTCGAGGCCCCCGAGCGGTCGACGGCGGAGAGCGCGACCGACCGACTCCGACAGCGCCTCGGCCGGACGATGGAGGCGAAGACGGCAGTCGGGAGGTCGCTCGACCGGGTAGACCAACTGTTGGGGTCGACGGTCGGCGCCACTCTCGGCGCCTCGTCCGTCCGCCCCGGCGAGGACGTGACGGAGCGCGCGCTGTCGTGGCTGGACGAGACGTCCGGACCGCGGTTCCTCTGGGTCCACTACGACGACGCCGCGGCGCCGCACGTGCCGCGCGAGGGCACGGTGAGCGACGATATCGACCCCCGGACGGCGACGAAACTCGCGTACGCCACCGAGCGTGCCCCGGACGCCCTGACGGAGGACGAACGCGAGACGCTAGAGCGACTGTATCGCGGCGAACTCGAACACCTCGACCGGTGTGTCGGACAGTTGTTCGACGGGATACAGTCCCGCCTCGACGTGAACGACACGGTGACGGCGTTCATGGGGACGAGCGGCTGTCCGCTGGGCGAACGCGGCCGCTGGTACGACACGCACGACGACTTCCACGACGAGTCGGTCCGCGTCCCCCTGTTCGTCCACGGACCGGAGTTCGACGCCGAGACGGTGGAGTTCGCCGCGTCCTCGGTGGACGTGCTGCCGACACTCCTGTCCGCCGCCGGCGTCGAACGCGAGGAACGACGCGGCGGGTCCGACCTCCGGTCGTTCATGGGCCGGCGCGTGACGGAGCGACAGGTGTTCGCCGCCAGCGGTGACTCGCCGACGGAGGCGATGGTGTGCAACAGTCGCTGGAAGCTGGCCCGAACGCTCCGGGAGGGCCGGGAGTCGCTGTTCGACCACGGTGACGACCCCGGGGAACGCCGGGACCGTTCCGGCGAGAACCTCCCCGTCCAGCGAGCGCTCTCGCACGCGCTCGACTGCTTCGTCGAGAACCGTCGCGGGCAGCGGACCGAGTCGTCTCGGCGGATGGCGGCGTCGGGCGAACGTGGGCGTTAA
- a CDS encoding PadR family transcriptional regulator: MFELTGFQRDLLYVIAGSDRPSGQEIKERIGKDVGEVNHGRLYPNLDALVEEGLVDKGQQDRRTNYYTISEEGQRAIHERREWEDQYVSLDE, encoded by the coding sequence ATGTTCGAGTTAACAGGCTTTCAGCGGGACCTCCTGTACGTAATCGCAGGCTCCGACCGTCCCTCCGGGCAAGAGATTAAGGAACGAATTGGAAAAGACGTGGGCGAGGTTAATCACGGGCGACTGTACCCCAACCTCGACGCACTCGTCGAAGAAGGGCTGGTGGACAAAGGTCAGCAGGACCGACGGACCAACTACTACACCATCTCCGAGGAAGGCCAACGCGCTATCCACGAACGACGGGAGTGGGAAGACCAGTACGTCTCGCTGGACGAGTAG
- a CDS encoding nucleotide sugar dehydrogenase has protein sequence MKICVHGIGYIGLATAALFANNGHDVVGYDPDEELVEELRAGNPRTTEAELREYVLDALDAGLEPSTEVVEADCHIVCVPTPYEADSKRADLSYVEMSGRTVAEYLREDDMVILESTVPPGTTEEVLAPILAASELTPGEDFSLAHCPETVLPGNIAHELVHNDRIIGGIDDESADKTIALYESLVEGDIHRAPDATTAEFVKLSQNAYRDVNIAFANELARVANDYGISSRDAIDLANVHPRVDVLNPGPGVGGHCLPIDPWFLGQFSDSLDLIATARRVNDGMVDFVVELLDGELGSLDDASVAVLGVAYKGNVDDARHSPGLRLVERLTAAGSREVGAAAADGGQLVGDVDVRVHDPHVRTDAVDLVDLDTALDGADAMVVAAGHDAFRDVDPAEAADLMDGRVVVDGFSILDADAWRDAGFDYVEI, from the coding sequence ATGAAAATCTGTGTACACGGAATCGGTTACATCGGGCTCGCAACGGCAGCACTGTTCGCGAACAACGGCCACGACGTCGTCGGCTACGACCCCGACGAGGAACTCGTCGAAGAGTTACGCGCCGGGAACCCGCGCACGACCGAGGCGGAACTCCGCGAGTACGTCCTCGACGCACTCGACGCGGGGCTGGAACCCTCGACCGAAGTCGTCGAGGCCGACTGTCACATCGTCTGCGTGCCGACGCCCTACGAGGCGGACTCCAAGCGCGCGGACCTCTCGTACGTCGAGATGTCCGGTCGGACGGTGGCGGAGTACCTCCGCGAGGACGACATGGTCATCCTCGAGTCCACCGTCCCGCCGGGAACGACCGAAGAGGTTCTCGCTCCCATCCTCGCCGCGTCGGAACTGACGCCCGGCGAGGACTTCTCGCTCGCGCACTGCCCGGAGACGGTTCTCCCGGGAAACATCGCCCACGAACTCGTCCACAACGACCGCATCATCGGCGGTATCGACGACGAGTCCGCCGACAAGACCATCGCGCTGTACGAATCGCTCGTCGAGGGTGACATCCACCGCGCACCGGACGCGACGACGGCGGAGTTCGTGAAACTCTCGCAGAACGCCTACCGAGACGTGAACATCGCGTTCGCCAACGAACTCGCCCGCGTGGCGAACGACTACGGCATCAGTTCGCGCGACGCCATCGACCTGGCGAACGTCCACCCGCGCGTGGACGTTCTCAACCCCGGCCCCGGCGTCGGCGGTCACTGCCTGCCCATCGACCCGTGGTTCCTCGGCCAGTTCTCCGACTCGCTGGACCTCATCGCCACCGCCCGGCGCGTCAACGACGGGATGGTGGACTTCGTGGTCGAACTCCTCGACGGAGAACTCGGTTCGCTGGACGACGCGAGCGTCGCGGTCCTCGGCGTCGCCTACAAGGGGAACGTGGACGACGCGCGGCACAGTCCGGGACTGCGACTCGTCGAACGACTCACCGCGGCGGGATCACGGGAGGTCGGTGCGGCGGCGGCCGACGGCGGCCAGTTGGTCGGCGACGTGGACGTCCGCGTTCACGACCCCCACGTCAGGACCGACGCCGTCGACCTCGTGGACCTGGACACCGCCCTCGACGGCGCCGACGCGATGGTCGTCGCCGCCGGCCACGACGCGTTCCGCGACGTCGACCCGGCCGAGGCGGCCGACCTGATGGACGGCCGCGTCGTGGTGGACGGGTTCTCCATCCTCGACGCCGACGCGTGGCGCGACGCCGGATTCGACTACGTGGAGATCTGA
- a CDS encoding DUF7344 domain-containing protein, protein MIDLSKDELFRILSNSRRRYIIYYLHEAGDEMSLKQLAAQIAAVENGTSVDEVTDEERQRVYISLYQTHLPKLEEAGIVSYDDEERIVALTPEIASEGFFWMRTEDESRPWATYYAILGAVGWLAILARAVALEALPWFAIAVLVSTAILALAGAQYLAESSGEETTDSFETLIE, encoded by the coding sequence ATGATCGACCTATCCAAAGACGAGCTGTTCCGAATACTCAGTAACTCTCGTCGTCGGTACATCATCTACTACCTCCACGAGGCTGGAGACGAGATGAGCCTGAAACAGTTGGCGGCCCAGATCGCGGCCGTCGAGAACGGCACATCGGTAGATGAGGTGACGGACGAGGAGCGACAGCGGGTGTACATCTCGCTGTATCAGACACATCTCCCGAAGTTAGAGGAGGCTGGCATCGTCTCGTACGACGACGAGGAGCGCATCGTCGCGCTCACACCGGAGATTGCGAGCGAGGGATTCTTCTGGATGCGAACGGAGGACGAATCCCGGCCGTGGGCGACCTACTACGCCATCCTGGGTGCGGTGGGGTGGCTCGCGATACTCGCGCGAGCGGTCGCCCTAGAGGCGCTTCCGTGGTTCGCCATCGCCGTGCTCGTCTCGACTGCGATACTCGCCCTCGCGGGCGCACAGTATCTGGCCGAGTCGAGCGGCGAAGAGACCACGGACTCGTTCGAGACGCTCATCGAATGA
- the aglF gene encoding UTP--glucose-1-phosphate uridylyltransferase AglF: protein MKAVVLAAGKGTRLQPLTNDKPKALVEVDGRPILEHCLDSLYELDAEEFVLVVGHRKEQIIGHFGDEYRGVPITYAHQREALGLAHAVLTAEEHVDDDFMLMLGDNVFNANLDEVVARQHEDHADAAFLVEEVPWEEASRYGVCVTNDDGDILEVVEKPDEPESNLVMTGFYTFSPAIFHACRLVQASDRGEYELPDAIDLLIHSGRTISAVPAEGWRVDVGYPEDRARAERLVRAERGELGIDELDAAEQAELSSVTSAEDGD, encoded by the coding sequence ATGAAAGCAGTCGTACTCGCCGCCGGGAAGGGAACTCGCCTCCAACCGCTGACGAACGATAAACCGAAAGCGCTCGTGGAGGTGGACGGCCGCCCGATTCTCGAACACTGCCTCGACAGCCTGTACGAACTCGACGCCGAGGAGTTCGTCCTCGTCGTCGGTCACCGGAAAGAGCAGATAATCGGCCACTTCGGCGACGAGTACCGCGGCGTCCCCATCACGTACGCCCACCAGCGTGAGGCACTCGGTCTGGCGCACGCCGTCCTCACGGCGGAGGAGCACGTCGACGACGACTTCATGCTGATGCTCGGCGACAACGTGTTCAACGCGAACCTCGACGAAGTCGTCGCCCGGCAACACGAGGACCACGCCGACGCGGCGTTCCTCGTCGAGGAGGTGCCGTGGGAGGAGGCCTCCCGCTACGGCGTCTGCGTCACGAACGACGACGGCGACATCCTCGAAGTGGTGGAGAAACCCGACGAACCGGAGTCGAACCTCGTGATGACGGGGTTCTACACGTTCTCGCCCGCCATCTTCCACGCCTGCCGTCTCGTCCAGGCCTCCGACCGCGGCGAGTACGAACTGCCCGACGCAATCGACCTACTCATCCACTCCGGCCGGACCATCTCGGCGGTGCCGGCGGAGGGATGGCGCGTGGACGTGGGCTACCCCGAGGACCGCGCCCGCGCCGAACGACTCGTCCGCGCCGAACGCGGCGAACTCGGTATCGACGAACTCGACGCGGCCGAACAGGCCGAACTCTCGTCGGTGACGTCCGCCGAAGACGGCGACTGA
- the wecB gene encoding non-hydrolyzing UDP-N-acetylglucosamine 2-epimerase, which translates to MTADSGGASQVAIVLGTRPEIIKFAPVIKACDRRGVDCLLVHTGQHYSEDLDQVFFDQLELPTPDYNLEVGSRSHGEQTGRMLEGIEDVLDEHAPDVVLVQGDTNSTLAGALAASKSNVDVGHVEAGLRSFDRDMPEEVNRVVTDHIADYLFPPTEETRSHLERESVAGEIVTTGNTIVDSLYEYRDLAAEKSDVLSDLGLQEDDFYLLTAHRAENVDDRESFARLLEGVSRFAAQTGREVVYPIHPRAQSRLDEFDLTLPEEIRTVEPLDFLDFLRLESAAALAFTDSGGVQEETCILGTPCVTLRYSTERPETAYVGANCLAGLDPDDVVEAGSTMLGKDADWDVPFGDGRAAERILDTLAAGVEPDAAEVSP; encoded by the coding sequence ATGACGGCCGACAGTGGCGGCGCGTCGCAGGTGGCAATCGTCCTCGGCACTCGACCAGAGATAATCAAGTTCGCACCCGTCATCAAGGCGTGCGACCGTCGAGGTGTCGACTGTCTCCTCGTTCACACCGGGCAACACTACTCGGAGGACCTCGACCAGGTGTTCTTCGACCAGTTGGAACTCCCGACGCCGGACTACAACCTCGAAGTCGGCTCTCGTTCGCACGGCGAACAGACCGGACGGATGCTCGAGGGCATCGAGGACGTCCTCGACGAGCACGCTCCGGACGTCGTCTTGGTTCAGGGCGACACGAACTCGACGCTCGCCGGCGCACTCGCCGCCTCGAAGTCGAACGTCGACGTGGGCCACGTCGAGGCGGGCCTGCGAAGTTTCGACCGGGACATGCCCGAGGAGGTGAACCGCGTCGTGACGGACCACATCGCCGACTACCTGTTCCCGCCGACGGAGGAGACGAGGAGCCACCTCGAACGGGAGTCGGTCGCCGGCGAGATAGTGACCACCGGGAACACCATCGTGGACTCGCTGTACGAGTACCGTGACCTCGCCGCGGAGAAGAGCGACGTGCTGTCGGACCTCGGTCTGCAGGAAGACGACTTCTACCTCCTCACCGCCCACCGCGCGGAGAACGTCGACGACCGCGAGAGTTTCGCTCGACTCCTCGAAGGCGTCTCTCGCTTCGCGGCGCAGACCGGCCGCGAGGTGGTCTACCCCATCCACCCCCGCGCGCAGTCTCGCCTCGACGAGTTCGACCTGACGCTCCCCGAGGAGATTCGGACGGTCGAACCGCTGGACTTCCTCGACTTCCTCCGACTGGAGTCGGCCGCCGCCCTCGCCTTCACCGACTCCGGCGGCGTTCAGGAGGAGACCTGTATCCTCGGAACGCCCTGCGTGACGCTCAGATACAGCACGGAACGGCCGGAGACCGCTTACGTGGGCGCGAACTGTCTGGCTGGACTCGACCCCGACGACGTCGTGGAGGCCGGGAGCACGATGCTCGGAAAGGACGCCGACTGGGACGTCCCCTTCGGGGACGGCCGCGCGGCGGAACGAATACTCGACACGCTCGCCGCCGGGGTCGAACCCGACGCGGCGGAGGTATCTCCATGA